The proteins below are encoded in one region of Hordeum vulgare subsp. vulgare chromosome 3H, MorexV3_pseudomolecules_assembly, whole genome shotgun sequence:
- the LOC123443823 gene encoding protein SODIUM POTASSIUM ROOT DEFECTIVE 3-like, with protein MASTMGLKKALRWLPRSSASRQLEEDEDNNERNGLLRSHRDQTRVVPVTDLHVDEQPKASAAAAAHVEPKTVALKVSMHCHGCARKVEKQISKLHGVVSIRIDLGMKTVTVVGNVTPMEVLETVSKVIKYAHILPPP; from the exons ATGGCTTCAACGATGGGTTTGAAGAAAGCTCTGCGTTGGCTGCCGCGTTCCTCTGCGAGCCGCCAGCTGGAGgaagacgaagacaacaacgagagGAATGGGCTTCTGAGGAGCCACAGGGATCAGACTCGGGTTGTGCCCGTGACGGATCTCCATGTCGATGAGCAACCCAAGGCGTCGGCGGCAGCTGCTGCTCATGTGGAGCCCAAG ACTGTGGCCCTGAAGGTGTCGATGCACTGCCATGGCTGTGCGAGGAAGGTCGAGAAGCAGATCTCCAAGCTCCACG GAGTTGTGTCCATCAGAATAGACCTGGGGATGAAGACGGTGACCGTGGTTGGCAACGTTACCCCCATGGAAGTCCTGGAAACCGTCTCCAAGGTGATCAAGTACGCGCACATTCTGCCGCCACCCTAG
- the LOC123443820 gene encoding protein MLN51 homolog produces MADPPPPDAQPEQPPATEKSPAAPLTPEPEDAAEQEVESEVDEEYVSDPDDALPEMRRREASDDEGSEEGRRPPMARIDPDHDNDGQGAPEDYEGEVEEDEDEEYYDDLLDDEEVGEGLEEEYDGRMVPPKEVAAGQGEEGEKPGEEGAEAEAEAEADGEEKKEQEPFAVPTSGAFYMHDDRFQEDGRGRRRRMLGGRKLWDAKDDQAWVHDRFEEMSVHEERYEDKRMSRGRFRGRGNGGRTRGTARGSSRGVRYNSYHEDCDNQNHGENQNRPQRVVRGRGPRRYDTIVKNNRDVTGFQRKQTTRSHQPAAHSAAAREPGQISNAHSETVPAKKNVVNSSLNSASPPFYPSGASNHVGAQRRDIQPGGSNKVHPSSMKMDDNMKLQSGPVVRGKGTTDYGGRDRFQAEGPVRPSPARTAGGSSYSSGFSSSSINSGQSPNNRAQGGNASIGVPSHNRPTPSFQQTSRVSTQQQNHTSIMHQKSGQAPTQAAMRIPAQQLSHRTCNASPSAQHLPARSTESGENGSYPSSNQSKTSDVEKPNKETGRGSFMYGGAQVIGAAGLAQGEQNFPGTPALLPVMQFGGQHPGGLGVPTVGMALPGYVAQQQLGMGNNEMAWLPLLAGAAGAFGGSYPPYITLDPSFYSRSSGQTSSSVTSREGNVNHGAKSPPQKDIVTEEHDQRQNKHRRYSEMNFSQ; encoded by the exons atgGCCGACCCACCGCCCCCGGACGCGCAGCCGGAGCAACCCCCCGCCACCGAGAAGTCCCCGGCGGCGCCTTTGACGCCCGAACCCGAGGATGCGGCGGAGCAGGAGGTGGAGTCAGAGGTAGACGAGGAGTACGTGAGCGACCCCGACGACGCTCTCCCGGAGATGCGTCGCCGGGAGGCCAGCGACGACGAGGGGTCCGAGGAGGGTAGGCGGCCTCCGATGGCGCGGATCGACCCCGACCACGACAACGACGGTCAAGGTGCCCCGGAGGATTACGAGGGTGAAGTGGAGGAAGACGAGGACGAGGAATACTACGATGATTTGTTGGATGATGAGGAGGTGGGCGAGGGGCTCGAGGAGGAGTATGATGGCCGCATGGTGCCGCCCAAggaggtcgccgccggccagggggaggagggcgagAAGCCTGGGGAGGAGggagcggaggcggaggcggaggctgaggctgacggggaagagaagaaggagcaggagccaTTCGCGGTGCCCACCTCCGGCGCCTTTTACATGCATGATGACCGCTTCCAGGAGGACGGCCGGGGCCGACGCAG GCGAATGCTTGGTGGGAGGAAGTTATGGGATGCTAAAGACGATCAGGCTTGGGTGCATGACAGATTCGAGGAGATGAGCGTGCATGAGGAGCGCTACGAA GATAAGCGAATGTCAAGAGGCCGTTTTAGAGGTCGTGGTAATGGAGGTAGAACTAGAGGCACTGCCCGTGGATCTTCCAGAGGAGTGAGGTATAACAGTTATCACGAAGATTGCGACAACCAAAATCATGGTGAAAACCAGAACCGGCCCCAAAGGGTTGTCCGCGGGAGAGGACCCAGACGTTATGACACGATTGTAAAGAACAACCGAGATGTTACCGGGTTCCAACGTAAACA AACAACAAGATCTCATCAACCGGCCGCTCATTCTGCAGCGGCCAGAGAGCCTGGCCAAATTTCAAATGCACATTCGGAAACAGTTCCTGCTAAAAAGAATGTTGTCAATTCAAGCTTAAATTCTGCGTCACCACCATTTTATCCCTCTGGCGCGTCAAACCACGTGGGAGCTCAAAGAAGGgacatacaaccaggaggttcaaATAAGGTTCATCCATCTTCCATGAAGATGGATGACAACATGAAGCTACAATCTGGTCCAGTAGTTAGAGGGAAAGGAACGACGGACTATGGTGGACGAGATAGGTTTCAGGCTGAGGGTCCTGTTAGACCATCTCCTGCAAGAACTGCAGGaggatcatcatactcatcaggGTTTTCATCATCATCAATCAATTCTGGTCAATCCCCTAATAACAGAGCTCAAGGGGGAAATGCAAGCATTGGGGTTCCGTCACATAATCGCCCCACgccatcatttcaacaaacttctAGGGTTTCTACGCAACAGCAAAACCACACCTCAATTATGCACCAGAAGTCAGGCCAAGCACCTACTCAAGCTGCAATGAGAATCCCAGCTCAGCAGTTGAGCCATCGGACATGCAATGCTTCACCAAGTGCTCAGCACCTACCTGCTAGATCAACTGAAAGTGGCGAGAATGGCTCATATCCTAGTTCAAATCAATCCAAGACATCTGACGTGGAAAAACCCAACAAAGAAACTGGACGAGGCTCCTTCATGTATGGTGGAGCCCAGGTTATTGGTGCTGCTGGTCTTGCCCAGGGCGAGCAAAATTTTCCTGGCACTCCAGCTCTCCTGCCAG TGATGCAATTTGGCGGCCAGCATCCAGGTGGGCTTGGAGTTCCTACTGTTGGTATGGCCCTCCCTGGCTATGTGGCTCAGCAGCAGCTGGGAATGGGAAATAACGAAATGGCGTG GTTGCCACTATTGGCTGGTGCAGCTGGGGCTTTTGGAGGATCATATCCACCTTACATTACCCTTGATCCAAGCTTTTACTCTAGGTCTTCAGGACAGACGTCATCGTCAGTAACATCCAG GGAAGGTAACGTTAACCATGGGGCTAAATCTCCTCCTCAAAAGG ATATTGTGACTGAAGAGCATGATCAGCGCCAGAACAAGCATAGGAG ATACTCAGAGATGAACTTCAGTCAGTGA